Within Wyeomyia smithii strain HCP4-BCI-WySm-NY-G18 chromosome 2, ASM2978416v1, whole genome shotgun sequence, the genomic segment TAGAATTTCCTCTAGGTGGCTTAAATTACCTAGCATCTTTTTTGCTACACAAAGAGGTAAAATCTCACTAGCCAACACAACTCCGAATGATCTCATCAATACTTTTTTCACGACTTGAGAGATTTCGGTCGAAGCGTTTCTAGACAGAATCGTATAAACTCGAACTGCATATGCTATGCCATCATAATCTCCGTTCACCGAGGTTTCCTGTTCTAATTGATGCAATCGTGTAGTGAAATCAGCAGCCGTCTCGTTTTGCATTAGGAAGCAGCAAAAGGTTTTAATGTGTTGTGCTTGTAAATTTGCATCTGTTACATCATTCTGGTTGGTCTGGTCTTCCGTAGCCTTAATCCGTAGTTGTCGTAACAACCTGCACCATCGTTCGTCgacgatttgtttaatttgctcTACCTCTAGCTTGAGACAGTCTTTATACTGTAGAGCACTCGTGAGTAGGATATCTGAGGACGGACTGTCCATTTTGATCTATAATTAGATAAATATGCAATTTTTAATGGGTAATATTTATAAACTGTTGTGCACCGCAGTTGTTACTATAATAAAAATTACTTACTGCCTGCATTAAATAGGAAATAAACTTCTCCCGTAGCTCATCGGTCAGCGCTATTTTGTTGTTACCTTTGTAACGAACTAGTGACGAGCATCCATTAAGACAATTTATGAATGCTTCGTAGTTTTCTTTTCTaagttttttgatcttttgcacACACAAATGACGCTCAATAGCACAGGCGTAATTCGACAATAGTTGTTTCAGGTCGTCAACCGGAATGTTTTTTCCTCGATTAACATTAGTCTGAGATATAGAATTTCATAATAAAATGTAAATATTTAAACATGAATGTAATACGAACAGTGTACCTTTTGGATGCAATTGAAAATAAGCAGTACCAAATCGAAGTATTCCCCTGGCTGCTGCGAAAAGCGCTCAAGCATGCGTTCGAAACATTCAAATGTTTCTTGACTGAGAAAAATAGCGGTTTGGCGCAACAGGGTTGATATAAGTGATGAAGAGTGTCCAAAAATAGCGAGGAGCAATTCGAAATCAAAGAATTTTACAAGATTTGGAACCATTCCGTAAACTAGTTGTTCTGCGATAATGaatcattttaaattcaaaatataaaTCAAATAACATTAGTACATACTGTTTATAACATTTCTATGAAGATCGACCAATTCCTCACAGCCACAACATATGGTATCAGCGAAAAGTAACACGTTAATACCAACGATCACAGTTTTTCGATTCATAGGCATTTCATCTAATCGTATTTGATCCAAGATTCTGAACAAATTTATTAGCTGGTTGATTTCGAGAATTTCCACAGAACCCGATAGTTTTTCCGATttctttttcagtattttttgcataCTGGTCATTATTTGCTGCTCATCAAACTCATAAATTGTATCAAACGATAATTTTCTGGCCACGGAATGTTTACATTCTGCAAGAATGTGGTTTTTTATCTGCTGGTAAATGGAAAGTATAAGCACCTCCATCATAACGTAATCATCTCCCATTTGATCTACAATAAACTTAATTTCCTCTAGGCAGTTATTAGCGAGAAGCATCTccataatgaattttttttgagttaaatTAACTTGCTTCAAAAACCATACAATGGTAGAACGGTCTTGTAGTAGCCAACTAAGTTGGTTAAACTCGGAAGGCGCTAGAATATGTTGGATTAATTCCTCACATAATTTGTCATCCGAGTCCGCTAACTGTGCAACACGAATTTTCTGCACTCGAATCCGATTCAGCAAGGATTGTTCACTTGCTGGAATCCGAGCTTCCAGCTTATGCCACTCATCAGAAGATAGAAAATGTTGAACAAGGTGCTGATCACTCGATTCGATTGAATCTGGTCGATAATAGTGGACAACAAGCCGATAGTTACCGTAGAAATAAGCAAGTTGCAAAAAGGATCCAAAGATTCGAGAATCTTGAGTAGTTTCTTCGATGAGAAGTCTCCCAAAGCGATTCATCAGCTCGTTGAACTCTTGCAAATGATGATCTAGCTTATCCCAGAACAAATTTGTCTGTTCGACAAGAGTATTaccagcgaaaaaataacacatcCAACATACGGCAAACTCTAGCTTAAATAGTTCTGTTTCTGTATGATCTTCTCTTTCAAGATTGTCTAATAATTCAGTTAAATAGTCGTGCATCTCGCGCCAGTATTCGAAACTACgttttgttaataatttttttatgtattcaAGCATTGTATGACTCAGTTGACCGTTTAAATCAGGCCAAGCATAAGAAAGTGACTTCCATTggtttgacaaatgaaaatgaacaTTCTTGGTTGCACTGTCATGTTTTACAGGAAACAGTATAGTAAAATATCGTTCATGTTGAAATTCAGATTTCGATGATTCAACAGTTTCTTGATCGTTCTCCGTTCGTCTTCGTTTACCCGACAAATTATCCACCAGAACGGACTTTCTCTTCTTCGTTTGCTTCCTCAACAGTTTTATCTTATCTTCTAAATCATGATCATCCAAATAGTCACCAAGTTTCAGGAACAGTTCTTCACGAAACTTTTCACTTCTGTTTAGCTTTTCGAAAGCTTGGATAGTTGATATGATCATAGCTTGAAAACTCTCCATCGTCTCTGGCCCTTTGTGGATGAACATCGTTCGCAGAATTATAtcaatcatgttagcttccaaGATCAGAGGGTTGTAATCATTTATAGTGGAAATAAGCCAGAACAAATCTTGAAGACAAGGCTCTGAGCTGGCGCACCTCTCCAGAAATTCCTTTAGTTTATGTGTAAAAATGCCAGTAAAATCAAAATCTTCCACGAGTTTTTgatcgattttaatgaaatattttttcagtaAATGGAACACATATTTTGTTAGTTGAAATATCTGATTCATATCGGATAGAATCGATTTCTCTGGATCTGCAAACACATACAGGAGAATGTACTTAAGAAACAAGagaatttctatttttgtttcacGGTATGCTCTTAAATAGCCTTCTATAAGAAGTGCAACGACGTGTAATGGCAGTTGAGCGGTTTCAAAATAACCCATCAACAGATGTCTTTTCGATGGATCGGTTACTCTGTTGTACTTTGATGCTTGTTTATCTTGAAAATAAATCTGTTTTAGCAATCCCAGCAAATCTTCCTGGTGATCTAATCCATGATACTTCAACTGCAGGATAACATCGCAGAGGCTAGGCAACGCCAACGTAAATGCAGTATGCCAACTCTCGTCATTTCCTGCGGATTTCACGTATATAAGAATGTCATCTACAATTTTCCGAAACACCACTTCTTCCTCTTCTTTGTGAAACGTTGTTTCAAGGTACTGCCGATAATATTCCAAAGTTGTCTTTAACGCTTTACCATAGCTGAGGTAGTCGAATTTGtagaagattttatattttacaTCAAACGCTATTGTTAGATAGCTTTCCAGCAATTTTTTCGAAGAGAACAGATTGCCTGTTGCTAATTTGATAAATACAGCGTGAAGTTTAGGAATTATCCTTGGCGATAGAGCGTTAGACGGGCACGGCAGAGCCAAAAATTCGTTAACTAGTTCGAGGCTGCtttcaaaactattttgttCAGTTGTCGATATCTTCTGTATAAATTGCTCAATTCCAGCGAGAAAAAATTCGAACACAACTTCATACTTGGACATATAATAAAAGCTATTGGATTTCCATAGTTTTATCCCATATAGCAAGTTACCAGAAAAGTCCCGGTCAGGAGAATTAAGCCGTTTGAGTATTTCTAGAAAATAggtaactttttaatttttatcgtttctaAAATAATAAGTATATCTACCTTCTTCAATTGACATTTTATCAGCCGCTTAGTATACTTCCTACCAGAAATAATTTAAACAAAATATAACTGAACAAAAACTCAAAACAAACTCACGTGCGACTCCAAGTACCTGTGTTCGGTTTAAATAAAACGTCAAAGCGTAAGAGCCGTATGTActttaattttgttttgctCCCATATTCGTTCAATTTAACGCTCTGCGGTGCATACGTTTGAAGCGACGCTTCCAAAAATATCAACAGTAGAGCTAATATTTCCACTCCCAGAGGCGCTACAATCAGTAGCAGGCATTAAAGGCAAAgattaaataaaaatagaacGGCCGTGTTAGCGCTGCGTCTTGTATTTCGACATTAGTGCTAGCGTACGGCAATATTTCAAATTGGGAACCAAAAAATATGTACGAGATTCAAGGGGCTCTTGTGACTGTCAAGCTCCATacatttttggttggtttgccctaaaacaactgaaaattgagtatttgttccataattgtcagtagacttattctcgaataaatattattatagATGAAAAAACAAGAACTCATCGTTGTTTTCGGTACAATGTGCGCTGTCAATGAATAAGATGGTTTTCGTAAgaaatgaaatattgatttaTGGTTGCTAGGCGAAATTTCAACGTTTATTGTCCCCTGACGAGATTGCATGATAGCGCTCCAGAAGGTGTTATCGTGCGATGATTGTTATTTGATTGAAGATTTGAAATAATAGATTTGTGTGGCGATGTAGATAGGTTcaagtgttacgtctgttagtctgtaaTGAAACCTTTGGTGCATTTCGAACATGAATCAGATAGTCAGCAATATCTGTgttttaacttaaaaaaaagttggaaaaaggGGGTCACCCTTTTTACCAAATGGAATTTCAACAGCTTAGAATGCTGCACAGTAAGGTTTTTTGTCGTCAGTGAGTTCCACTTGGTTGCTCCTTTTGTCTCTTGCAAGGGGGTgccatgcaatctcatacatattttgtagttcccaatttgacacatgcacgtacgctagcgctgatgtcgaaatacgaGGCGAAGCGCGAATatggcagcagatggtgctagtgttactaccGTAAAGTACTGGTATAATCCAAACGATGactttattgaaattttgttcaaagtgttatgtctgttagtctgtggtgatAGGTATATGGATTTTTTGCTGGGCATCTGCCTTGgggtgaataaataaaaaaataaataaataaataaatgagatCTAacagtaccgtggaatggggtaaaattgatgGGGTGATCACCTgcaaattcgtgataaaaaatactaattaaAAGATACTGATCTTACAGCACTAGGTAGTCTTTACGTGtcctaaaatgcaacttttatgagattcacatacctgtcaaagttaacccttgcatgtcCAGTGCAATTTTACATatcttcgaaaatttttttcaactaagtcaaaactcaatcaaatttgatcaacaagtttccaaataacaaaaaaaaaaaaacattgaatttacttgaagtaatcttgattaagggttaatttcgttgaatttagagaagtgagtaaagtttgatataaAGGCcacaaaatataattttcaacaatgattgtTAAAGTAATACTGATACCATTAAAGTAATACTGATGATTTTgtaggaaaccacaaagatttaaTTCatagctagtttttgagcttttgcaacaaccCAATTCAAGATCGATCTAACGATGATCAATTGAgagcaaatttaaaaaactgtagCTCTTGaaccaaaatgaataaattttaaccAGAAATATCGTTTGTTTGCTGTGATTAATATTTATCAGTTCAGAAATCATTTTTTAGTATTAACATATCGAAAAACACATTTCTTATAGAATGTATGGACTTCAATGGTGATTAATTTCACCCcgatagtaccttatagaattctcgaatttatttcatgaagcagaaatttcaccaatagccatagaggtattctagagcacataccagtacttgtttcaaatatatactacttcgggaaaaatgtacatactatttcgggaaaaatgtacatagttgaaaaatattaccCAAGTAATTTGGTTTAGACTGTCATTTCTCGCGATGTTCAAGGTCAtgaaatcgttgaataaaaattCACGTTCTTTTTTGTGGAGGCTGTGAGtattttggaaagaaaaaactgaatgtttcatcaaaattagtaAGAAAATAGTTAAGCAGCAGTGCCGATGTACAATGTAAGGTTGCGTAACTTGGGTTCGTCGCTGTGCTCAATAATGCATAATGCGCTGGGTAATCACATTTAACGGTCAAAGGGATATATTTATCCAGATGTACAATTCTTAAAGTCTagaccaccaccaccaccaaccACCTAGACCACCAAGTCTAggccaactggtctagattcaatcctagccgacaccgggagattttctgaggcgaaaaatctctggaatcacgccttccatcgcatgaggaagtaaagccgttggcgccggtccgttaataaacgggtcgtgagttagggtcctggacATCCGGTATTCTAACATTATCCTCAGGTTTTTtaatcgaaataaaatataaattagcCTGATTCTAGCGAGCTGGAAAGCCCCCTAGATTCGGCCGCCATTGCCCATGGGATAGCGTATTAATGAAGGAACAATGGCTGACAGTAGTCAAACGAAGGGCTGTTGCTACCGAATTATAGGCGTCAATAAAATTTATAATCGAAATTAAGGTTCCCGATTTGATGTGATATAAAGCGAGGGGAACATCTTCGATATATGCTGGTAGCCATCCTATGACATATAACTGTCAGTTAGATTGAGgcacaaacatttataaaacTCTATCTAAACACTTCGATTACTTAGTGGATTTGTTGAATAGAATAAAAGAGCGGTTTGTAATAACCAAATTTTCAACgttgataataataaaaatcgcAGCTTAAATATAAACATATTCGTCTAGAAGACTCTTCAAAATACGCAAAATAATTCTTTTGCTTGTAAATAAGTATTACTAACCTTTGAAAAGCGTTACAGCTTATTTTAAAAAAGTAATCTTTCAGGGCAGTTATAAGTTTAAAATTCCATCCTAAATTTCTATTGCGGGAAAACAACTGTAACGTTGTTAGAAATGTAGCACTTTGTGTAATCAAGCTAAGTAGAGCCAAAATTAAGCATCACGATCGCTAACTCTACCTCcttagaaaaatttgttctgaaCTCGGTAAGTGAAACTGTTGATAATATTTGACTTCACGTAAACATGTTCTAAGTTTAGTAGAGTTGGGAGCGATTTAAATAATGTTGACTGTTATTGTGATTAAAATAGTAACCAAATTCGGAACAATAATCAAATTATAAATGCCGGAGTTGTAATATTGTATGCAATAACAATTTAATTCGCAATTTCTGTGCGATATTTTGTGCCTTTCGTTTCTATCTTGTAGCCTATCGGCCCTCTGCCTTATGAGCGGAACCCAGCGTAGCTTAGCTGCCTTCTGGCATCATTTGAGGATGACCATAAAACAGACTGTGTCGAATTCCCCCGTACTTTACACAATTTTTCACCCTTGAGAAATTAAACAAACAAAACGATGAAGCGAGAAATACCTACACAATTTAATCTTGCATTGCAGATCGCGTTCACTGTACCCGTGTTGTGGGTAAAGCTTCAGTATTTCCCAGTGCtggaatgaaaatctaaaaaacaGTAGGGGTGTTGAGAAAAATGATTTCAACAATAGGGGAAGAAAAGCAATTTTCCGAATTGGCAGTAAGGGGGTGGTCTCTTCGTGTCGCCGGGAAAGTTGAAAATGGTTTTCTCTTTTatgttcggaaaagttgtaTGCGGTACTCCGTTTTTCTGACTCGCTGAAAttcttcaaaacaaaacaaaacgcaAAGGTTCAAATACTCCCGCAGCAAGCAAAACGATTAAGAAGATAAGTATCG encodes:
- the LOC129725756 gene encoding uncharacterized protein LOC129725756, with product MSIEEEILKRLNSPDRDFSGNLLYGIKLWKSNSFYYMSKYEVVFEFFLAGIEQFIQKISTTEQNSFESSLELVNEFLALPCPSNALSPRIIPKLHAVFIKLATGNLFSSKKLLESYLTIAFDVKYKIFYKFDYLSYGKALKTTLEYYRQYLETTFHKEEEEVVFRKIVDDILIYVKSAGNDESWHTAFTLALPSLCDVILQLKYHGLDHQEDLLGLLKQIYFQDKQASKYNRVTDPSKRHLLMGYFETAQLPLHVVALLIEGYLRAYRETKIEILLFLKYILLYVFADPEKSILSDMNQIFQLTKYVFHLLKKYFIKIDQKLVEDFDFTGIFTHKLKEFLERCASSEPCLQDLFWLISTINDYNPLILEANMIDIILRTMFIHKGPETMESFQAMIISTIQAFEKLNRSEKFREELFLKLGDYLDDHDLEDKIKLLRKQTKKRKSVLVDNLSGKRRRTENDQETVESSKSEFQHERYFTILFPVKHDSATKNVHFHLSNQWKSLSYAWPDLNGQLSHTMLEYIKKLLTKRSFEYWREMHDYLTELLDNLEREDHTETELFKLEFAVCWMCYFFAGNTLVEQTNLFWDKLDHHLQEFNELMNRFGRLLIEETTQDSRIFGSFLQLAYFYGNYRLVVHYYRPDSIESSDQHLVQHFLSSDEWHKLEARIPASEQSLLNRIRVQKIRVAQLADSDDKLCEELIQHILAPSEFNQLSWLLQDRSTIVWFLKQVNLTQKKFIMEMLLANNCLEEIKFIVDQMGDDYVMMEVLILSIYQQIKNHILAECKHSVARKLSFDTIYEFDEQQIMTSMQKILKKKSEKLSGSVEILEINQLINLFRILDQIRLDEMPMNRKTVIVGINVLLFADTICCGCEELVDLHRNVINKQLVYGMVPNLVKFFDFELLLAIFGHSSSLISTLLRQTAIFLSQETFECFERMLERFSQQPGEYFDLVLLIFNCIQKTNVNRGKNIPVDDLKQLLSNYACAIERHLCVQKIKKLRKENYEAFINCLNGCSSLVRYKGNNKIALTDELREKFISYLMQAIKMDSPSSDILLTSALQYKDCLKLEVEQIKQIVDERWCRLLRQLRIKATEDQTNQNDVTDANLQAQHIKTFCCFLMQNETAADFTTRLHQLEQETSVNGDYDGIAYAVRVYTILSRNASTEISQVVKKVLMRSFGVVLASEILPLCVAKKMLGNLSHLEEILVCFSAVVGNPNLTLVPSSLDNIVEFLASTNIQKYTVTDGNEKCFYQLHRFISDVLYLLIITRPNYVVNRLPQYFYVYNQLMASVIHYKEDRPVNLILNSFEILTLSDLLLPLEKIMSLIGEKIEKDTRILAPYILMQIISFILHSKRSTTLHERIARSVHNVCYGLIALYDKHSPGYILRSSDEASRSIYTDIEKGYQRYRSFKGRI